The Agelaius phoeniceus isolate bAgePho1 chromosome 4, bAgePho1.hap1, whole genome shotgun sequence genome includes a region encoding these proteins:
- the LOC143693876 gene encoding cytosolic beta-glucosidase-like — MAKGLILNRGSTKYGETVLEDIAFPVGFAWGAATAAYQIEEGWNADGKGPNVWDIFTHQGGDRVFKNQTGDVACGSYTLWEEDLKCIKQLGLTHYCFSLSWSRLLPDGTTGFINQKGVNSYYKTIMELGNGILLPVPVWFALILKKQK, encoded by the exons ATGGCTAAAGGACTTATATTGAATAGAGGGTCCACAAAGTATGGGGAG ACAGTGCTGGAGGATATTGCTTTTCCAGTTGGATTTGCTTGGGGTGCAGCTACAGCAGCATATCAAATTGAAG aagGCTGGAATGCAGATGGAAAGGGCCCTAATGTCTGGGACATATTCACTCATCAGGGAGGAGATCGAGTTTTCAAGAACCAGACTGGTGATGTAGCTTGTGGCAGCTACACTCTGTGGGAGGAAGATTTGAAATGTATCAAACAGCTTGGATTGACTCATtattgcttttctctttcctggTCACGTCTGTTACCTGATGGGACGACAGGTTTCATCAACCAGAAAG GAGTCAATTCTTACTACAAAACCATTATGGAGCTGGGAAATGGCATCCTGCTCCCTGTACCAGTTTGGTTTGCCTTAATCCTCAAAAAACAGAAGTGA